From Pararge aegeria chromosome 9, ilParAegt1.1, whole genome shotgun sequence, the proteins below share one genomic window:
- the LOC120626344 gene encoding corticotropin-releasing factor-binding protein, with protein MRVVLYLVAAVLACNSIDGLLLPGWRGEHRSPEKLMSWFSRVRRYPIPTHKVIDPAEDCFLVTSEEGELFFKSPSDEPTVCGIYMITDPDKRIQVMFNYLDVPCENGGLVAWVDGWELNGQVWPADSWDDDRVIESCDQRPQRKLVSRQNAALIQYRVPARGKGFAVTIRHLRNARPCNLMLFGAEGVYTLRNHGVTGNCSLIAVSPATVRVLDLNVGQSVKRGTLLEMETGTIHHCTKRGLADYVDIGGASGLDHTKMEVYDSICGLDSKEAYRPAFIACEDTVVRLVSSGSFQNSITLAFAPLPVEQYEHADLICGLSDI; from the exons GGCTGGCGAGGGGAACATCGGAGTCCAGAAAAACTAATGTCGTGGTTTTCCAGAGTGCGTCGCTATCCTATTCCCACTCACAAAGTTATCGACCCTGCTGAAG ATTGTTTCCTGGTGACATCGGAAGAAGGGGAGCTGTTCTTTAAGTCTCCGTCTGATGAGCCGACAGTATGCGGCATCTACATGATAACAGATCCTGACAAGAGGATCCAGGTCATGTTCAACTACCTGGACGTTCCGTGTGAGAATGGCGGTTTGGTTGCG TGGGTGGATGGATGGGAATTAAACGGCCAAGTATGGCCAGCTGACTCCTGGGATGACGATAGAGTGATCGAGTCCTGTGACCAACGTCCACAGCGGAAATTGGTGTCCCGACAAAATGCTGCACTCATTCAGTACAGAGTTCCAGCCAGGGGAAAAGGATTCGCAGTTACGATAAGGCATTTGAGGAATGCGAGAC CCTGCAACCTAATGTTATTCGGTGCTGAGGGTGTCTACACACTGCGGAATCATGGCGTGACAGGAAATTGCTCGCTCATTGCAGTCTCACCAGCTACAGTTCGTGTACTGGATCTTAACGTTGGACAGTCCGTGAAAAGAGGCACCTTACTTGAAATGGAAACAGGAACTATTCATCAC TGCACAAAGCGGGGTTTGGCCGACTACGTGGACATTGGGGGCGCCAGTGGCCTCGACCATACCAAAATGGAGGTGTACGATAGCATATGCGGGCTTGACTCCAAGGAAG cATATCGCCCGGCTTTCATCGCATGTGAGGATACAGTAGTCCGGCTAGTGTCCAGTGGGAGCTTCCAGAATTCAATCACCCTGGCTTTCGCACCTCTACCCGTAGAACAATACGAACACGCCGACCTCATCTGCGGCCTCAGCGATATCTAA